In Picosynechococcus sp. PCC 7002, the following are encoded in one genomic region:
- a CDS encoding 16S rRNA (cytosine(967)-C(5))-methyltransferase has protein sequence MSSARQLAFLALRQIMYHNAYTDVALDRVLHKSNLTGSDRALVAELVYGTVRRQKTLDAIIDQLGKKPIDQQPPDLRVLLQLGLYQLRYLDQIPPSAAVNTSVEIAKTNKLGQLAGVVNGCLRGYLRQRDKGHDPLQLPEAAAERLALQYSFPEWLIGQWLEQFGAEETEQLCQWFNRPAQLDLRVNPLRANVAAVQDKLNQAGVKAEAIANLPNALRLVEKRGLIQDLPGYKEGWWTIQDASAQLVTHLLDPQPGEVIIDACAAPGGKTTHIAEKMQDRGTIWASDKYQARINKIEQNARRLKLSMIRTLIGDSRTYSQFRNMADRVLLDVPCSGLGTLHKRPDIRWQQNPQKIAQLTQLQGELLTTGATWVKPGGYLVYATCTLNPAENEAIANQFLVEHPDWQIVPPSPDLPAFPYAQEQGWIQVLPQRHDMDGFFMVKLQRPA, from the coding sequence ATGTCTTCAGCCCGCCAACTCGCCTTCCTCGCCCTCCGGCAAATCATGTACCACAACGCCTATACCGATGTGGCCCTTGATCGAGTCCTCCACAAAAGTAACCTCACCGGGAGCGATCGCGCTTTAGTTGCCGAATTAGTCTATGGTACTGTCCGTCGCCAAAAAACCCTCGATGCGATCATTGACCAACTAGGAAAAAAGCCCATTGACCAACAACCGCCTGATCTACGGGTACTCCTTCAACTGGGTTTGTACCAACTGCGTTACTTAGATCAAATTCCCCCCTCGGCGGCGGTCAATACCAGCGTTGAAATTGCAAAAACCAACAAGCTAGGCCAATTAGCAGGGGTGGTAAATGGCTGTCTGCGCGGTTATCTGCGGCAACGGGACAAAGGCCATGATCCGCTCCAGTTACCAGAGGCAGCGGCAGAGCGGCTAGCTTTGCAATACAGTTTTCCGGAATGGCTGATTGGACAATGGCTTGAACAATTTGGAGCGGAGGAAACGGAACAGCTTTGTCAATGGTTTAATCGGCCTGCCCAACTGGATCTCCGGGTAAATCCCCTCCGGGCGAATGTCGCCGCTGTCCAGGATAAGCTCAACCAGGCAGGGGTCAAAGCCGAGGCGATCGCCAATTTACCCAATGCCCTGCGCCTGGTGGAAAAACGGGGTTTAATTCAAGATTTGCCGGGTTACAAAGAAGGCTGGTGGACGATCCAGGATGCCAGCGCCCAGTTGGTAACGCACTTACTCGATCCCCAACCAGGGGAAGTGATTATTGATGCCTGTGCAGCGCCCGGCGGCAAAACGACCCACATCGCCGAAAAAATGCAGGATCGCGGCACCATCTGGGCCAGCGATAAATATCAAGCTCGCATTAATAAAATTGAGCAAAATGCCCGCCGCCTCAAACTCTCGATGATCCGCACCCTCATCGGTGACAGTCGCACCTATTCGCAGTTTCGCAATATGGCCGACCGGGTACTGCTGGATGTGCCCTGTTCGGGATTGGGGACACTCCACAAACGCCCCGATATCCGTTGGCAACAGAACCCTCAAAAAATTGCGCAACTGACCCAACTCCAAGGAGAACTCCTCACCACGGGGGCCACTTGGGTCAAACCGGGAGGCTATTTAGTCTATGCCACCTGTACCCTCAATCCGGCAGAAAATGAGGCGATCGCCAACCAATTTCTCGTGGAACACCCAGACTGGCAGATTGTCCCCCCCAGCCCAGATTTACCCGCTTTTCCCTACGCCCAGGAACAGGGTTGGATTCAGGTCTTACCCCAGCGCCACGACATGGATGGTTTCTTTATGGTGAAGTTGCAACGGCCTGCCTAG
- a CDS encoding HAD family hydrolase gives MLVAINFINSGAMVRLISDFDGVVVDLSERYYRVYRWRLTQVVEPEQTLSPLTKEEFWALKRQKTSQTDIGLRSGLREDQLPEFKRLRDGHVHRLENMVHDRLIEGSLEALTAAQSWGWEVMTVTMRRYSELDKILQLHPVLQDIFPGDRRFCLPDSTDRNQDFYQKPLLMGESLARLRPKVTTWMVGDTEADIHSAQSHNIPVIAVLSGIRDRQLLAAHNPDFIVENLWEAVQLIREQVAS, from the coding sequence ATGCTAGTCGCCATAAATTTTATCAACAGTGGTGCAATGGTCAGGTTAATTTCGGATTTTGATGGGGTGGTCGTAGATCTGTCGGAACGCTACTACCGTGTTTATCGCTGGCGGTTAACTCAAGTCGTAGAACCAGAGCAAACGTTATCCCCCTTAACAAAGGAGGAATTTTGGGCTTTAAAGCGACAAAAGACTTCCCAGACCGATATTGGTTTGCGGTCGGGTCTCCGGGAGGATCAGTTACCAGAGTTTAAGCGGCTCCGGGATGGCCATGTGCATCGACTGGAAAATATGGTGCACGATCGCCTGATTGAGGGTTCCTTAGAAGCATTGACGGCGGCCCAAAGTTGGGGCTGGGAAGTGATGACTGTTACCATGCGTCGTTACAGTGAACTGGACAAAATTTTGCAGCTTCATCCGGTTTTGCAGGATATTTTTCCGGGCGATCGCCGTTTTTGTTTACCCGACTCAACGGATCGCAACCAAGATTTTTATCAAAAGCCGTTACTCATGGGCGAAAGCCTCGCCCGACTGCGCCCCAAGGTGACCACTTGGATGGTAGGGGACACAGAAGCCGATATTCACTCAGCCCAGAGTCATAATATTCCTGTGATTGCAGTGTTATCGGGGATTCGCGATCGCCAATTATTGGCCGCCCACAACCCAGATTTCATTGTGGAAAATTTATGGGAAGCGGTGCAACTGATCCGAGAACAGGTCGCTAGTTAG
- a CDS encoding MBL fold metallo-hydrolase, with protein sequence MATQHQRRSQNVPGDFYVDSSCIDCDTCRWLSPEIFNRQDGQSAVYHQPQTPDQRRAALQALLACPTASIATETAPKDLPTIQAEFPLPLVENIYYCGYHSRKSFGAASYFIQHPEGNILVDSPRFQPSLVKQLEALGGVRYLFLTHRDDVADHQKFHDHFGCDRLLHRADLREGTKTVETVLEGTEAIPFLKDCLIIPVPGHTEGHAVLLYRDQYLFTGDHLAFSARLGHLTGFRNHCWYSWTAQIESMKKLLSYPITWILPGHGRRHQADSATLHQDLKACIQWMESVA encoded by the coding sequence ATGGCTACCCAACACCAGCGGCGATCGCAAAATGTGCCCGGTGACTTTTATGTGGACAGTAGTTGCATCGACTGTGACACTTGCCGTTGGCTCAGTCCAGAGATTTTTAACCGCCAGGATGGGCAATCTGCCGTCTACCACCAACCCCAAACCCCTGACCAAAGGCGGGCAGCCTTGCAAGCTTTATTAGCCTGTCCAACGGCCTCGATCGCCACCGAAACCGCACCGAAAGATCTCCCCACAATCCAAGCCGAGTTTCCCCTGCCCCTTGTTGAAAATATCTATTATTGCGGCTACCATTCGCGCAAATCCTTTGGAGCCGCCAGCTATTTTATCCAGCATCCGGAAGGTAATATTCTCGTGGATTCTCCCCGCTTCCAACCCTCACTAGTCAAGCAATTAGAAGCCCTTGGCGGCGTGAGATATTTATTTTTAACCCACCGGGATGACGTGGCCGATCACCAAAAATTCCATGATCATTTCGGTTGCGATCGCCTCTTGCACCGGGCCGATCTCCGGGAGGGAACAAAAACCGTAGAAACCGTTCTCGAAGGCACCGAAGCGATCCCCTTTCTCAAGGATTGCCTAATTATTCCTGTGCCGGGCCACACCGAGGGTCATGCAGTGTTGCTCTACCGCGATCAATATCTTTTTACCGGGGATCACCTGGCTTTTTCGGCGCGCCTGGGTCATTTGACGGGCTTTCGGAATCACTGTTGGTATTCTTGGACAGCGCAAATTGAATCGATGAAAAAACTCCTCTCCTACCCGATCACCTGGATTTTGCCGGGCCATGGCCGCCGCCACCAGGCCGACAGCGCAACACTTCACCAAGATTTAAAAGCTTGTATTCAGTGGATGGAGTCCGTGGCATGA
- a CDS encoding PilN domain-containing protein: MYGLDINFLKDRGLTKDSSMAIADRLVSKPGVIPGQEPKPLIIGGAVTAAALAVVGLLWFQQSREKANIQEEIAVVDQQLQGANAQQARLQQIQQEIDTYKSQSQAFVDVLQTRIKPWSAILQEVGDLTPPGLKITSFEQSDNQVLVRGNARTFNEVNDFVLNLPESPLLQGEEIYIVSANLVDNPITTAQVDFPRPVASFSMPQVVDYTVSISLNDLTDAEVIRTLDSQGARGMAERLRSSF, translated from the coding sequence ATGTACGGTTTAGATATTAATTTTCTGAAAGACCGCGGTTTAACCAAGGATTCTTCGATGGCGATCGCCGATCGTCTGGTGAGCAAACCTGGGGTGATTCCGGGCCAAGAGCCAAAGCCACTAATTATCGGTGGGGCGGTCACTGCGGCGGCCTTGGCGGTGGTGGGTCTGTTATGGTTCCAGCAAAGTCGTGAAAAAGCGAACATCCAAGAAGAGATTGCCGTTGTCGATCAACAGCTCCAGGGAGCCAATGCCCAGCAGGCAAGATTACAGCAAATTCAACAAGAAATTGATACCTATAAATCCCAAAGCCAAGCCTTTGTAGATGTGCTGCAAACGAGGATTAAGCCCTGGTCGGCCATTTTGCAGGAAGTGGGTGATTTAACCCCACCCGGTCTCAAGATCACCTCCTTCGAGCAGTCGGATAATCAAGTGTTGGTACGGGGTAACGCACGCACTTTTAATGAAGTGAATGATTTTGTTCTCAACCTGCCGGAATCGCCTTTGCTGCAAGGGGAAGAAATCTATATTGTCAGTGCAAATTTAGTCGATAACCCGATTACTACTGCCCAGGTGGATTTTCCGCGGCCCGTTGCTTCTTTTAGCATGCCCCAGGTGGTGGATTATACGGTATCAATCTCCCTCAATGACCTCACCGATGCAGAGGTGATTCGCACCCTAGACAGCCAGGGGGCACGGGGGATGGCCGAACGCTTGCGGAGTAGCTTTTAG
- a CDS encoding ABC transporter substrate-binding protein: MFNGLKGLRRGLFVGVSLVAIAACQQVPGGNGNTPETVEFWTMQLQPKFTDYFNELITAFETENAAETVRWVDVPWSAMESKILTAVSARTAPDVVNLNPNFASQLASRDAWLVLDDRLTPELRDRYLPKIWQANQINGQTFGIPWYLTTRISFYNEDLFAEAGIDAPPSTYTELAIAAQTIKETTGKYAFFVTFVPGDSNEVLESLVQMGVTLVNADGSAGFNTPEGIAAFQYWVDLYQAELLPPEVLTQGHSHGIELYQAGETAIANTSPEFINTIQQNAPQIAVVSVPAPQITGETGKKNVAVMNLVIPKDSDDPEAALDFALFVTNTENQLAFAEAANVLPSTQAAVEQYIAKLATSAATDSLSLARKISAEQLADAEILIPAQENLTELQKLIYENLQAAMLDQKTVPQAVADAAAAWNAL, from the coding sequence ATGTTTAATGGTCTCAAAGGGCTACGGCGTGGGCTGTTTGTGGGGGTGAGTTTGGTGGCGATCGCCGCTTGTCAACAGGTACCTGGTGGCAATGGCAACACCCCAGAAACGGTCGAATTTTGGACAATGCAATTGCAACCAAAGTTTACAGACTATTTCAATGAATTAATTACGGCCTTTGAAACCGAAAATGCGGCAGAGACGGTGCGCTGGGTGGATGTCCCTTGGTCAGCGATGGAAAGTAAAATTTTGACGGCGGTCTCGGCCCGCACGGCCCCGGATGTGGTGAACCTCAATCCTAATTTCGCTTCCCAGTTGGCCAGTCGTGATGCTTGGTTAGTGCTGGATGATCGTCTGACGCCAGAATTGCGCGATCGCTATTTGCCGAAAATTTGGCAGGCCAATCAAATCAACGGCCAAACCTTTGGTATTCCCTGGTATCTCACGACTCGTATTAGCTTTTATAACGAAGATTTATTTGCCGAGGCGGGCATCGATGCGCCCCCCAGCACCTACACAGAGTTGGCGATCGCTGCCCAAACCATAAAAGAAACAACTGGGAAATATGCCTTTTTCGTTACCTTCGTTCCTGGTGACTCCAATGAAGTTCTGGAGTCCTTGGTGCAGATGGGGGTCACCCTGGTTAATGCGGATGGCTCTGCGGGTTTTAATACCCCCGAAGGCATTGCCGCTTTCCAGTATTGGGTTGATCTGTATCAGGCGGAGTTATTACCTCCGGAGGTGCTGACCCAGGGCCATAGCCACGGCATTGAACTCTACCAAGCTGGGGAAACGGCGATCGCCAACACTTCCCCCGAATTTATCAACACCATCCAGCAGAACGCGCCCCAAATTGCGGTGGTATCCGTCCCAGCGCCCCAAATCACCGGAGAAACAGGTAAGAAGAACGTTGCCGTAATGAACCTTGTGATCCCCAAAGATAGCGACGATCCAGAGGCTGCCCTCGATTTTGCCCTCTTTGTCACCAATACTGAAAATCAACTTGCCTTTGCTGAAGCCGCCAATGTTTTGCCCTCTACCCAGGCCGCAGTGGAACAGTACATTGCGAAACTCGCCACCAGCGCCGCCACTGATAGCCTCAGTTTGGCCCGGAAAATTAGTGCCGAACAACTGGCGGATGCCGAAATTTTGATCCCCGCCCAGGAGAATCTCACGGAACTGCAAAAGCTTATCTACGAAAATCTCCAAGCAGCGATGCTCGACCAAAAGACAGTCCCCCAGGCGGTGGCTGATGCGGCAGCAGCCTGGAATGCCCTTTAA
- the pilM gene encoding type IV pilus assembly protein PilM — protein sequence MLDFFKNIFKPKRKGIGIEISTERLNIVQLKKQGQVYKLATYITEPVPEGIFEEGKIVDVPALAELIQNTLSANNISAKQVTAAVPMREAIIRLIPIPAELDDAELRDMVLNHEASLYLPYPREEVDLDYQKLGFFQDEDGIEKVQVLLVATRREVTDAYVETIVQAGLEINILEINSFALLRTIREQLRQFSSQEAVVLVDIEFDCTEIAIVVDGVPQFSRTVPIGASQLQNALSRAMNLPAPRDIELLQGMTIPNTPMEGARTGATGINPGMAALLRVLGELTDELRRSIDFYLNQSGELEVAQLMLAGPGGGISQLDEFFTQRLSIPTIQIDPFEALSIDVDEEISKVQRPSLGTALGLGLREA from the coding sequence ATGCTAGATTTTTTCAAAAATATCTTCAAACCAAAGCGTAAAGGGATTGGCATCGAGATCTCAACGGAACGCTTGAACATTGTCCAACTCAAAAAACAGGGACAGGTCTATAAGCTGGCAACCTACATCACCGAACCCGTACCCGAAGGCATTTTTGAAGAAGGAAAAATTGTCGATGTTCCGGCCCTCGCCGAGCTGATCCAAAATACCCTCAGCGCCAACAACATCAGCGCCAAACAGGTTACCGCCGCCGTGCCCATGCGGGAGGCCATTATTCGCCTGATCCCGATCCCCGCAGAACTCGATGATGCCGAACTGCGGGATATGGTCCTCAACCACGAAGCGAGCCTCTATCTGCCCTACCCCCGCGAAGAAGTAGATCTCGATTACCAAAAGCTTGGGTTTTTCCAAGATGAAGATGGCATTGAAAAGGTACAAGTCCTCTTGGTGGCCACCCGGCGGGAAGTGACCGACGCCTATGTGGAGACCATTGTCCAGGCGGGGCTAGAGATAAATATCCTCGAGATTAATAGTTTTGCCCTCCTCCGGACGATTCGCGAGCAACTGCGGCAGTTTAGTTCCCAGGAAGCGGTGGTTTTAGTCGATATTGAGTTTGACTGTACCGAAATTGCCATTGTGGTCGATGGGGTGCCGCAATTTTCCCGGACAGTGCCCATTGGTGCTTCACAATTGCAAAATGCCCTATCCCGCGCCATGAATTTACCTGCCCCCCGCGATATTGAACTTCTGCAGGGGATGACCATTCCCAACACACCGATGGAGGGAGCTCGTACTGGTGCAACGGGCATTAATCCTGGGATGGCGGCCCTCCTGCGCGTTTTAGGTGAATTGACCGACGAACTGCGCCGTTCCATTGATTTTTATCTCAACCAGAGTGGTGAGTTGGAAGTGGCCCAATTGATGTTAGCTGGCCCCGGTGGGGGGATTAGTCAACTGGATGAATTTTTTACGCAGCGTCTTAGCATTCCGACGATTCAAATTGATCCGTTTGAGGCGCTATCTATTGACGTTGATGAAGAAATTTCCAAGGTGCAACGACCATCCTTGGGCACTGCACTGGGTTTAGGACTACGGGAGGCATAG
- a CDS encoding transposase — protein MANQYNPQIHHRRSIRLKSYDYNRSGAYFVTICVQARECLLGTITDQILHLNECGKIVEQVWNYLPRHFENLEIDAAVIMPNHFHCILICTEPETPDFPVPPPKDAFNAIHNKGDRPFYEQKTNLGKIIAYFKYQTTKKINQKRGLVGTKIWQKNYYEHIIRNGKSLNILREYIENNPYNWHTDQLHPNIPSKW, from the coding sequence ATGGCAAATCAATATAATCCGCAAATTCATCATCGGCGCTCCATTCGTTTGAAATCTTATGATTACAACCGGTCAGGCGCATATTTTGTGACAATTTGTGTGCAGGCCCGTGAATGTTTACTTGGCACGATCACGGATCAAATCTTGCACTTAAACGAGTGTGGAAAAATTGTTGAACAAGTTTGGAATTATTTGCCTAGACATTTTGAAAATCTAGAAATTGATGCCGCCGTGATTATGCCCAATCATTTTCATTGCATCTTAATTTGTACCGAACCTGAAACGCCAGATTTCCCTGTGCCACCGCCAAAAGATGCTTTTAACGCTATTCACAACAAAGGCGATCGCCCTTTTTACGAACAAAAAACAAACCTCGGCAAAATCATCGCCTATTTTAAATATCAAACAACGAAAAAAATCAACCAAAAACGCGGTCTGGTTGGGACAAAAATTTGGCAAAAAAACTATTACGAGCACATTATTCGTAATGGAAAATCTCTCAATATCCTCAGAGAATACATAGAAAATAATCCCTACAATTGGCACACCGACCAATTACACCCCAATATTCCATCGAAATGGTAG
- a CDS encoding nicotinate phosphoribosyltransferase, which yields MVGKNLDITAQDYSLLTDLYQLTMAACYVGEGLAETPACFEMFARRLPDDFGYLVAMGLEQVLSYLEGLRFTEAQIDYLRSTGIFEQAPAAFWDLLATGRFTGDLWAVPEGTVIFPQEPFLRIEAPLWQAQIIETFLLNAINYQTLIATRAARMRHIAGDRQLLEFGTRRAFSPQGSTWAARAALAGGLDATSNVLAAQQLGIKPVGTMAHALVMAVGTLEGSEDDAFRAFHRYFPAAPLLIDTYDTVAAAERLGKAIQTGETHLAGVRLDSGDLLTLSQQVRRLLPTTVKIFASGDLDEGEMARLQAAGATIDGYGLGTKLVTGDPVNGVYKLVQIGDRPTMKKSSGKATYPGCKQIFRNLEAGRDRLGLATEAAQSGEMALLEKVMAQGKRLTLPEDLATIRQRTTASVRQLPDRVKRLTQPEVYPVSISESLQTLTEAIAQSL from the coding sequence ATGGTTGGGAAAAATTTAGACATCACGGCCCAGGACTACAGTCTGTTAACGGATCTTTACCAACTCACCATGGCAGCCTGTTATGTGGGGGAAGGGCTGGCGGAGACCCCGGCTTGCTTTGAAATGTTTGCCCGTCGTTTGCCCGATGACTTTGGCTATCTGGTGGCGATGGGCCTGGAGCAGGTTTTAAGTTACCTAGAAGGATTACGGTTTACGGAGGCGCAAATTGACTATCTCCGCAGTACCGGGATTTTTGAGCAGGCCCCAGCCGCCTTTTGGGATTTACTCGCCACGGGTCGTTTTACAGGGGATCTTTGGGCCGTCCCAGAGGGAACCGTGATTTTTCCCCAGGAGCCGTTTTTGCGGATCGAAGCCCCCCTGTGGCAAGCCCAGATTATTGAAACGTTTCTGCTCAATGCCATCAATTACCAAACCCTAATTGCAACACGGGCGGCACGGATGCGTCACATTGCGGGCGATCGCCAATTATTAGAATTCGGCACAAGGCGGGCTTTTAGTCCCCAGGGGTCTACCTGGGCAGCGCGGGCGGCTTTGGCTGGCGGGTTAGATGCCACGTCCAATGTTTTAGCCGCACAACAGTTGGGGATTAAACCCGTGGGAACGATGGCCCATGCCTTGGTGATGGCGGTGGGCACCCTCGAAGGCTCGGAGGATGATGCGTTCCGGGCGTTTCACCGTTATTTTCCGGCGGCCCCTTTGCTCATTGATACCTACGACACCGTGGCGGCGGCGGAGCGTTTAGGTAAGGCGATTCAAACTGGCGAAACCCATCTGGCTGGCGTGCGCCTCGATTCGGGGGATTTATTAACCCTCTCCCAACAGGTGCGGCGACTGTTACCAACGACAGTGAAAATCTTTGCCAGTGGTGATCTCGATGAAGGGGAAATGGCACGACTCCAGGCCGCTGGGGCAACCATTGATGGCTATGGTTTGGGGACGAAATTGGTGACAGGCGACCCGGTTAATGGGGTTTACAAACTGGTGCAAATTGGCGATCGCCCCACGATGAAAAAGTCCAGCGGAAAAGCCACCTATCCGGGTTGTAAGCAGATTTTCCGCAATCTAGAGGCTGGCCGGGATCGCCTGGGTCTCGCCACTGAAGCCGCGCAATCAGGGGAAATGGCCTTGCTCGAAAAGGTGATGGCCCAGGGGAAACGCCTTACGCTCCCAGAAGATTTGGCAACCATTCGCCAACGAACGACGGCTAGCGTGCGTCAGCTTCCCGACAGGGTGAAACGCTTGACCCAGCCCGAAGTTTATCCTGTCAGCATTTCTGAATCCCTGCAAACCCTCACCGAGGCGATCGCCCAATCCCTCTAG
- a CDS encoding AMIN domain-containing protein produces the protein MNIKSYSGVVAGVVASTTVLVTPAQAANIQVRELAVRPGDGNLELALSLAPESANLSGEKPQVSTTQKDRVLIAEIANARLDLGNGQDIFSQDNPLPGIERIEVMESAPGNVKIVALGEVAAPKGEILSQDNNSILLNVTTSTADTTETAQVTEPSTVIEPTLLAQSAPSNNNQNNFLQPTAPIPPFLPRASAPPVGDIAVSTIDTTLPSYVNLQTNAVVPRLVLKEAPIEDVMSLLARASGLNIVVGNDVKAPAGEGEAPPVTVSLDMQNAPVQDVFNYVLMLGDLNAVRNGNTIFVGRNLPFAIAPRITRSFRLNQATPEEARCFLITGDSTVSETINEERTVETAESAFSLSEESGDVPTSRTQSTSVSREVTRTCSKTPTEEELARGLLSRFSSLDILTDARLKTITLGGDPKTIEIASNFLKQLDARQRQVAVNVKIIDVTLTGNRSISSDIKLLLEDRVGISAGDGIILSPNDLARTSEFFSEFNPDSITVERGGANINLGQVIDSFDGPPGTTRIEQDGDELIAIGQRLVQVGVGPNNTPILDLVPFEEGIGTIVPSTTSGTNFIGSLVAGLLRNTTSKIVADPTLIIQENETGELRVTEQIINSVQIVSGSVNSDSDNGTNNAVNVLPEPVLAEVGLFVPITVENIDDNGFITLNITPEVSAPSEEVVFEAGTSRNVLTLKRQSILNSGSVRLRDDQTLILAGAIDERDITTTSKVPILGDIPILGSLFRSSSRTNERRELLFIITPQVIDDSQNAMWGYGYQPSETAREMLDNARFPTR, from the coding sequence GTGAATATCAAGTCCTATTCCGGAGTCGTCGCTGGTGTCGTTGCTTCTACAACAGTTTTAGTTACCCCAGCCCAGGCAGCAAATATACAAGTACGGGAACTGGCGGTACGGCCAGGGGATGGCAACCTAGAGCTCGCTCTCAGTCTTGCGCCAGAGAGTGCAAATCTGTCTGGTGAGAAGCCCCAGGTTTCGACGACCCAAAAAGACCGGGTACTCATCGCAGAAATTGCCAATGCACGGCTAGATCTCGGTAATGGACAGGATATTTTCAGCCAAGATAATCCTTTACCTGGGATTGAGCGCATCGAGGTGATGGAGTCGGCTCCAGGCAATGTCAAAATCGTCGCCTTAGGGGAAGTGGCAGCACCAAAAGGGGAAATCCTCAGCCAGGATAACAACAGCATTTTGCTCAATGTGACCACCTCGACAGCAGACACGACAGAAACGGCCCAGGTCACAGAGCCCTCCACAGTCATTGAACCGACCTTGTTGGCCCAGAGTGCCCCCAGCAATAACAATCAAAATAATTTTCTCCAACCGACGGCCCCTATCCCACCGTTTTTACCGAGGGCCAGTGCGCCACCAGTGGGGGATATTGCGGTTTCGACAATTGATACGACCCTGCCTAGCTATGTGAATCTACAAACAAATGCGGTTGTCCCCCGTCTCGTACTGAAGGAAGCTCCCATTGAGGATGTGATGTCTCTGTTGGCCCGCGCTTCCGGTCTCAATATTGTTGTGGGCAATGATGTAAAAGCACCTGCCGGGGAAGGTGAAGCGCCACCTGTCACTGTCTCTTTAGATATGCAAAATGCGCCTGTGCAAGATGTCTTTAACTACGTCTTAATGCTTGGTGACCTCAATGCTGTGAGAAATGGCAACACAATTTTTGTCGGGAGAAATCTGCCCTTTGCGATCGCCCCCAGGATTACCCGCAGCTTCCGGTTGAATCAGGCCACTCCCGAAGAAGCTCGTTGTTTCTTGATTACTGGTGATTCTACAGTTTCTGAAACAATTAACGAAGAAAGAACGGTAGAAACAGCAGAATCAGCTTTTTCATTAAGTGAGGAAAGTGGCGATGTCCCAACATCTCGGACTCAAAGCACATCGGTAAGTAGAGAAGTGACAAGAACTTGCTCCAAGACCCCAACAGAGGAGGAGCTTGCCCGTGGTTTACTATCCCGATTTAGTAGTTTAGATATCCTGACTGATGCACGACTAAAAACAATTACTTTGGGTGGCGATCCCAAAACTATTGAAATTGCCAGTAATTTTCTTAAGCAGTTAGATGCTCGTCAGCGGCAAGTGGCAGTAAATGTCAAAATTATCGACGTAACGCTGACTGGAAATCGTTCTATTTCCTCTGATATTAAGCTCTTACTTGAAGATCGTGTCGGAATTAGTGCAGGAGACGGAATTATTCTTTCTCCAAATGATTTAGCAAGAACTTCTGAATTTTTCTCTGAATTTAATCCGGATTCCATCACAGTAGAGAGAGGAGGCGCAAACATTAATCTAGGTCAAGTAATTGATTCTTTTGATGGTCCACCAGGAACTACTAGAATTGAGCAAGATGGAGATGAGCTTATTGCAATAGGGCAAAGATTAGTCCAAGTAGGAGTGGGTCCGAATAACACACCAATTTTAGATTTAGTACCTTTTGAAGAAGGAATTGGAACGATCGTACCCTCTACAACTTCAGGGACTAACTTTATTGGCAGCCTTGTCGCTGGTCTTTTGAGAAATACAACATCCAAAATTGTCGCTGATCCAACCTTAATTATCCAAGAGAATGAAACAGGAGAACTAAGGGTTACAGAACAGATTATTAACAGTGTTCAAATTGTGTCAGGCAGTGTGAATTCCGATAGCGATAATGGAACCAATAACGCCGTTAATGTCTTACCTGAACCAGTTCTAGCTGAGGTTGGTCTTTTTGTTCCAATCACTGTGGAAAACATAGATGATAATGGTTTTATAACTCTTAATATTACCCCTGAGGTGTCAGCGCCTAGTGAAGAAGTTGTCTTTGAAGCTGGTACAAGTAGAAATGTCTTAACACTAAAACGTCAGAGTATTCTGAATTCTGGTTCTGTGCGGCTTAGAGACGACCAAACGCTTATTTTAGCTGGGGCGATTGATGAACGAGATATTACCACCACAAGTAAAGTCCCAATCTTAGGTGATATTCCTATTCTCGGATCCTTGTTTAGAAGCAGTTCTAGAACAAATGAGCGTCGTGAACTACTTTTTATCATCACGCCTCAGGTTATTGATGATTCTCAGAATGCGATGTGGGGTTACGGCTATCAACCTAGCGAAACCGCCCGTGAAATGCTAGACAATGCTCGTTTCCCAACCCGTTAA
- a CDS encoding DUF3531 family protein: protein MEVQFREFSPFDLWIWLEFDHVPSETEKQYVEELFDSWFYIGKLGGFNAENLQIQETGVDISYLTYDEDQADNALMAPMHNKGDFEYEGIWGRCWFDLGTSDLISLDVLVNALKQLSKDFVDLRRIVVGGENEDWPIERDEADSWYA, encoded by the coding sequence ATGGAAGTCCAATTTCGCGAATTTTCCCCCTTCGACCTCTGGATTTGGTTGGAGTTTGACCATGTGCCTTCGGAAACAGAAAAACAATATGTCGAAGAGCTATTCGACTCTTGGTTTTACATCGGGAAATTAGGGGGATTTAACGCGGAGAATCTCCAGATCCAAGAAACTGGGGTAGATATTAGCTACCTCACCTACGACGAAGACCAAGCGGATAATGCGCTGATGGCCCCAATGCACAATAAAGGGGACTTTGAATATGAGGGCATTTGGGGACGCTGTTGGTTTGATTTGGGGACGAGTGATCTCATCTCCTTAGATGTCTTGGTCAATGCCCTGAAGCAGTTAAGCAAGGATTTTGTGGATCTGCGCCGGATTGTGGTGGGGGGCGAAAATGAAGATTGGCCCATCGAACGGGACGAAGCTGACAGTTGGTATGCATAG